In one Tessaracoccus palaemonis genomic region, the following are encoded:
- the arfA gene encoding arabinosylfuranosidase ArfA → MTTTRITVDPAFVVGPVRRRTFGSFVEHLGRCVYTGIYEPGHESADEQGFRQDVLELVRELGVSTIRYPGGNFVSGFRWEDSVGPVEQRPRRLDLAWHSTEPNTFGLDEFMSWCGKADVEPMMAINLGTRGLEEALDILEYCNVPSGTKLSEERISNGAVEPHRIRMWCLGNEMDGPWQVGHKSAEEYGREAAKVARAMRMVDSNLELVACGSSNSEMPTFGEWERVVLSEAYDEVDLISAHVYYFEENGDLGSFLASAVNMDNFIDGVVATADSVRTAQKKDKRINISFDEWNVWYQKRVESKVPEGDDWPVAPRLLEDLYNVADAVVVGNLLISLLRHTDRVHAASLAQLVNVIAPIMTEPGGPAWKQTTFHPFALTSRYARGNVLTIPVQTGSYHTEKYGEVPLVDAVATHDEEAGEVALFLVNRSIAESAPVEVDLKAAGVTSVLEAVELSNPDDHEWHATQEDSTSVAPKELTGVELADGHLSAALPPMSWAMIRLG, encoded by the coding sequence ATGACCACCACCCGCATCACCGTCGACCCGGCATTCGTCGTCGGCCCCGTCCGCCGTCGTACGTTCGGCTCCTTCGTCGAACACCTCGGCCGCTGCGTCTACACCGGCATCTACGAGCCCGGCCATGAGTCGGCCGACGAGCAGGGCTTCCGTCAGGATGTGCTGGAGCTTGTGCGCGAGCTCGGCGTCTCGACGATCCGCTACCCCGGCGGCAACTTCGTCTCTGGCTTCCGCTGGGAGGACAGCGTCGGCCCCGTCGAACAGCGCCCGCGCCGCCTTGACCTCGCCTGGCACTCCACCGAGCCCAACACCTTCGGACTCGACGAGTTCATGTCCTGGTGCGGCAAGGCCGACGTCGAGCCGATGATGGCAATCAACCTCGGCACGCGCGGGCTTGAGGAGGCCCTCGACATCCTCGAGTACTGCAACGTGCCCTCGGGCACCAAGCTGTCCGAGGAGCGCATCTCCAACGGCGCCGTCGAGCCCCACCGCATCCGCATGTGGTGCCTGGGCAACGAGATGGACGGCCCCTGGCAGGTCGGCCACAAGTCGGCCGAGGAGTACGGCCGCGAGGCCGCGAAGGTCGCCCGCGCCATGCGCATGGTCGACTCCAACCTCGAACTCGTGGCCTGCGGCTCGTCGAACTCCGAGATGCCGACGTTCGGCGAGTGGGAGCGCGTCGTCCTGTCGGAGGCCTACGACGAGGTCGACCTGATCTCGGCGCACGTCTACTACTTCGAGGAGAACGGCGACCTCGGCTCGTTCCTCGCCTCCGCCGTCAACATGGACAACTTCATCGACGGCGTCGTCGCCACGGCCGACTCCGTGCGCACCGCGCAGAAGAAGGACAAGCGGATCAACATCTCCTTCGACGAGTGGAACGTCTGGTACCAGAAGCGCGTCGAGTCCAAGGTGCCTGAGGGCGACGACTGGCCGGTCGCGCCGCGCCTCCTGGAGGATCTGTACAACGTCGCCGACGCGGTCGTGGTCGGTAACCTCCTGATCTCGCTGCTGCGCCACACCGACCGCGTGCACGCCGCGTCGCTGGCCCAGCTGGTCAACGTCATCGCGCCGATCATGACCGAGCCCGGCGGCCCGGCCTGGAAGCAGACGACGTTCCACCCCTTCGCGCTGACCTCCCGGTACGCGCGCGGCAACGTGCTCACCATCCCGGTGCAGACCGGCAGCTACCACACCGAGAAGTACGGCGAGGTCCCGCTCGTCGACGCCGTCGCCACGCACGACGAGGAGGCCGGTGAGGTCGCGCTGTTCCTGGTGAACCGCTCCATCGCCGAGTCCGCGCCCGTCGAGGTCGACCTCAAGGCCGCCGGCGTCACGTCGGTGCTGGAGGCCGTCGAGCTGTCCAACCCGGACGACCACGAGTGGCACGCCACGCAGGAGGACTCCACCTCCGTCGCGCCGAAGGAGCTGACCGGGGTCGAGCTGGCCGACGGCCACCTGTCCGCCGCGCTGCCCCCGATGAGCTGGGCAATGATCCGCCTCGGCTGA
- a CDS encoding pilus assembly protein TadG-related protein yields MPRDERGAAVSVWVAMALPAFVVVVGLGVDLSGHAAAEQEARAVAAEAARAATHRVALEAAGATLPAGPARAAGRGYAEAAGLDAEVTVRGLTAEVTVRGRYETLFLPLIGIDGIDVVGTGSATVALG; encoded by the coding sequence ATGCCACGGGACGAGAGGGGCGCGGCCGTGTCCGTCTGGGTCGCGATGGCCCTGCCTGCGTTCGTCGTGGTCGTCGGGCTGGGCGTTGATCTGTCCGGTCACGCGGCCGCCGAGCAGGAGGCTCGCGCCGTCGCGGCCGAGGCGGCCAGGGCGGCAACCCACCGCGTCGCGCTGGAGGCTGCCGGGGCCACCCTGCCCGCTGGTCCCGCACGGGCGGCCGGTCGGGGCTACGCGGAGGCGGCGGGCCTCGACGCCGAGGTGACGGTCCGGGGACTGACCGCCGAGGTGACGGTCCGCGGCCGCTACGAGACGCTGTTCCTCCCGCTGATCGGCATCGACGGGATCGATGTGGTCGGCACCGGGAGCGCGACGGTCGCACTGGGTTGA
- a CDS encoding glutamate ABC transporter substrate-binding protein, translating into MKFTKLTTAVAAAVAATLALTACGSDDTASPEVASTSFADGTTMAKLQSAGKITIGTKFDQPLFGLAGPDGTPEGFDVEIGKIIAAKLGIDAGKIKWTETVSQNREPFIENGNVDIVIATYTINDTRKEVIDFAGPYYIAGQSFLVAKGNPAGITSPETVGDNKVCTVTGSTSEANIKETVPADQVITVDKYSDCLEPIRTGEAQALTTDNVILAGLVSQNGDEFEVVDSTFTEEPYGIGLKKGDDDFRTFINDTLEQSFEDGSWAAAWEATAGKVLPTPDPPTVDRY; encoded by the coding sequence ATGAAGTTCACCAAGCTCACCACCGCCGTCGCGGCCGCAGTAGCGGCAACGCTGGCGCTCACGGCCTGCGGGTCCGACGACACGGCCTCGCCTGAGGTCGCCAGCACGTCGTTCGCCGACGGCACCACGATGGCCAAGCTCCAGTCCGCGGGCAAGATCACCATCGGCACCAAGTTCGACCAGCCGCTGTTCGGCCTGGCCGGCCCCGACGGCACGCCCGAGGGCTTCGACGTCGAGATCGGCAAGATCATCGCGGCGAAGCTCGGCATCGACGCCGGCAAGATCAAGTGGACCGAGACCGTCTCGCAGAACCGCGAACCGTTCATCGAGAACGGCAACGTCGACATCGTCATCGCCACCTACACGATCAACGACACCCGCAAGGAGGTCATCGACTTCGCGGGCCCGTACTACATCGCCGGCCAGTCGTTCCTGGTCGCCAAGGGCAACCCGGCGGGCATCACGTCGCCGGAGACCGTCGGTGACAACAAGGTCTGCACGGTCACCGGGTCGACCTCCGAGGCCAACATCAAGGAGACCGTGCCGGCCGACCAGGTCATCACCGTCGACAAGTACTCCGACTGCCTCGAGCCCATCCGCACGGGCGAGGCACAGGCGCTGACCACGGACAACGTCATCCTGGCCGGCCTCGTGTCGCAGAACGGCGACGAGTTCGAGGTCGTCGACTCCACCTTCACCGAGGAGCCCTACGGCATCGGCCTGAAGAAGGGCGACGACGACTTCCGCACCTTCATCAACGACACGCTCGAGCAGTCCTTCGAGGACGGCTCGTGGGCCGCGGCCTGGGAAGCGACGGCCGGCAAGGTCCTCCCGACCCCGGACCCGCCCACGGTCGACCGCTACTGA
- a CDS encoding carbohydrate ABC transporter permease has protein sequence MKRILYSQKIAPFIFVLPFVLTLAVFWISPLIKSGIMSTQNILPGVTESVGLKNFQRLFGDRLFYVALGNSIKYMLWTLLLLIPGPLILAVLINSKIGSDKFKAVFKSVLFIPALSSVVVAGVVFRLIFSESSTSLMNQIVAIFGVDPVKWLKNSGTGFFALLTLACWRWTGVNILYFLAGLQAIPQDYYEAADLDGASKWQQFWHVTVPSIKPTIVFVLTISVYGGLAMFLESFMLWGGNNSPQNIGLTIVGYLYRQGIERNNLGYASAVGIILLILVMAINIPQLIATGTFKKEER, from the coding sequence ATGAAGCGCATCCTCTACTCACAGAAGATCGCGCCGTTCATCTTCGTCCTCCCGTTCGTGCTCACCCTCGCGGTGTTCTGGATCAGCCCCCTCATCAAGTCCGGCATCATGTCGACGCAGAACATCCTCCCCGGCGTCACCGAGAGCGTCGGCCTGAAGAACTTCCAGCGCCTCTTCGGGGACCGCCTGTTCTACGTGGCGCTCGGCAACTCCATCAAGTACATGCTGTGGACCCTGCTGCTGCTGATCCCCGGCCCCCTGATCCTCGCGGTGCTGATCAACTCGAAGATCGGCTCGGACAAGTTCAAGGCCGTCTTCAAGTCGGTGCTGTTCATCCCGGCACTGAGCTCCGTGGTCGTCGCCGGTGTCGTGTTCCGCCTGATCTTCTCCGAGTCCTCCACCTCGCTGATGAACCAGATCGTCGCCATCTTCGGCGTGGATCCCGTCAAGTGGCTCAAGAACAGCGGCACGGGCTTCTTCGCGCTGCTGACGCTGGCCTGCTGGCGCTGGACCGGCGTGAACATCCTCTACTTCCTGGCCGGCCTCCAGGCCATCCCGCAGGACTACTACGAGGCGGCCGACCTCGACGGCGCCTCGAAGTGGCAGCAGTTCTGGCACGTGACCGTCCCGTCGATCAAGCCCACCATCGTGTTCGTCCTGACCATCTCGGTCTACGGCGGCCTCGCGATGTTCCTCGAGTCCTTCATGCTGTGGGGCGGCAACAACTCGCCGCAGAACATCGGCCTGACCATCGTCGGGTACCTGTACCGCCAGGGCATCGAGCGCAACAACCTCGGCTACGCGTCTGCGGTCGGCATCATCCTGCTGATCCTCGTCATGGCCATCAACATCCCGCAGCTCATCGCGACGGGCACCTTCAAGAAGGAGGAGCGCTGA
- a CDS encoding ABC transporter substrate-binding protein, giving the protein MKLRKIAVSALAAGMATLGLTACQTASNNESSAEATASGSVIEQEAVEGATKLELWTFQELHAKYYTDMADQWNEENPDKKVQISANVMPYDDMHNKLQIALTSGEGAPDVVDIEAGKFPQFVQGTPALMDLTEAAAPYADDIVQARLDLFSKDGKVYGLDFHVGTTVAFYNTELLEAADIDYTTIKTWDDLKEAGSKYYDATGKYLTTVDTSAMWQTSLIMAQLGGEYFTADGKINVNSPEMNEALGILKGLQDANAAAVPAGGQPDTEEAYGAYNNGDFAAAIMPFWFTSRYTAYMPDFSGKIAIAPAPTTDDPAVDTVGGGGTGTAVVAASENADLAAEFVAWAKLSYEGNVATWQQLGFDPLNTTVWEDEEITHDPENAFVQYFKNNPFDALLEVKDSIGNLTSFTNVGMPSVNNLFGTTTLNDIFEGGVPVADALSQAQSDLENELG; this is encoded by the coding sequence ATGAAACTGAGGAAGATCGCCGTCAGCGCGCTGGCAGCGGGCATGGCCACGCTCGGCCTTACCGCCTGCCAGACCGCGTCGAACAACGAGTCGAGCGCCGAGGCCACCGCGTCGGGCTCCGTCATCGAGCAGGAGGCCGTCGAGGGCGCCACCAAGCTGGAGCTGTGGACGTTCCAGGAGCTGCACGCCAAGTACTACACCGACATGGCTGACCAGTGGAACGAGGAGAACCCGGACAAGAAGGTCCAGATCTCCGCCAACGTCATGCCCTACGACGACATGCACAACAAGCTGCAGATCGCCCTGACCTCCGGCGAGGGCGCTCCCGACGTCGTCGACATCGAGGCCGGCAAGTTCCCGCAGTTCGTGCAGGGCACCCCGGCCCTGATGGACCTCACCGAGGCCGCGGCCCCCTACGCCGACGACATCGTCCAGGCCCGTCTCGACCTGTTCTCGAAGGACGGCAAGGTCTACGGTCTCGACTTCCACGTCGGCACCACGGTCGCCTTCTACAACACCGAGCTGCTCGAGGCCGCCGACATCGACTACACCACCATCAAGACGTGGGACGACCTGAAGGAGGCCGGCAGCAAGTACTACGACGCCACCGGCAAGTACCTGACGACCGTCGACACCTCCGCCATGTGGCAGACCAGCCTCATCATGGCCCAGCTCGGCGGCGAGTACTTCACCGCCGACGGCAAGATCAACGTCAACAGCCCCGAGATGAACGAGGCTCTCGGCATCCTCAAGGGCCTGCAGGACGCGAACGCGGCTGCGGTTCCGGCCGGCGGCCAGCCCGACACCGAGGAGGCCTACGGCGCCTACAACAACGGCGACTTCGCCGCGGCGATCATGCCGTTCTGGTTCACCTCGCGCTACACGGCCTACATGCCCGACTTCTCCGGCAAGATCGCCATCGCCCCCGCTCCCACCACCGATGACCCGGCTGTCGACACCGTCGGTGGCGGCGGCACCGGCACCGCCGTCGTCGCGGCCAGCGAGAACGCTGACCTCGCCGCCGAGTTCGTCGCCTGGGCCAAGCTGTCCTACGAGGGCAACGTCGCGACCTGGCAGCAGCTGGGCTTCGACCCGCTGAACACCACCGTGTGGGAGGACGAGGAGATCACCCACGATCCGGAGAACGCGTTCGTGCAGTACTTCAAGAACAACCCCTTCGACGCGCTGCTCGAGGTCAAGGACTCCATCGGTAACCTGACCTCCTTCACCAACGTCGGCATGCCGAGCGTCAACAACCTGTTCGGCACCACCACCCTGAACGACATCTTCGAGGGCGGCGTCCCCGTCGCCGACGCGCTGTCGCAGGCCCAGTCCGACCTCGAGAACGAGCTCGGCTGA
- a CDS encoding amino acid ABC transporter permease has product MEAVLANLDSYWAGFKVTLELLIVGGLGAMVIGIIIALMRISPIGSLRAIATGWTEIMRNTPLTLIFFFIIVVLPSLQMGVSAKLGAYIALSVYTSAFVAEAIRSGINGVPLGQAEAARSVGLGFGQTVSLIILPQALRMVVPPMINVFIALAKNTSVAGGFMVVELFAVSKGLANANGNAVIPILIGIGLCYLIITIPLGQLAGWVERKVALQK; this is encoded by the coding sequence ATGGAAGCCGTGCTTGCGAACCTGGACAGCTACTGGGCCGGGTTCAAGGTCACCCTCGAACTGCTGATCGTCGGCGGGCTCGGGGCCATGGTGATCGGCATCATCATCGCGCTGATGCGCATCTCCCCCATCGGCTCGCTGCGCGCCATCGCGACGGGCTGGACCGAGATCATGCGCAACACCCCACTGACGCTGATCTTCTTCTTCATCATCGTCGTGCTGCCGTCGCTGCAGATGGGCGTCAGCGCCAAGCTGGGCGCCTACATCGCGCTGAGCGTCTACACGTCCGCCTTCGTGGCCGAGGCGATCCGCTCCGGCATCAACGGCGTCCCGCTCGGGCAGGCCGAGGCGGCCCGCTCCGTCGGACTCGGCTTCGGCCAGACCGTGAGCCTGATCATCCTGCCGCAGGCGCTGCGGATGGTCGTGCCACCCATGATCAACGTCTTCATCGCCCTGGCCAAGAACACCTCCGTGGCCGGCGGCTTCATGGTCGTCGAGCTGTTCGCCGTCTCGAAGGGCCTGGCGAACGCCAACGGAAACGCGGTCATCCCGATCCTCATCGGCATCGGCCTGTGCTACCTGATCATCACCATCCCACTCGGCCAGCTGGCCGGGTGGGTCGAGCGGAAGGTGGCCCTGCAGAAATGA
- a CDS encoding amino acid ABC transporter ATP-binding protein, with the protein MPEAPTTRPLVEIRGVNKYFGSHHVLKDIDLDVAKGEVVIVIGPSGSGKSTLCRSINRLETIDSGEILIDGVRLPEEGRQLAALRSDVGMVFQAFNLFAHKTVLENVTLAPIKVRRIPKAEANKRAMELLTRVGVADHANKLPAQLSGGQQQRVAIARSLAMDPKLILLDEPTSALDPEMINEVLDVMVELAQDGMTMVVVTHEMGFARKAADRVVFMADGAIVEEAAPEEFFSHPKSDRAKDFLSKILA; encoded by the coding sequence ATGCCTGAAGCCCCCACCACCAGACCCCTCGTCGAGATTCGCGGCGTCAACAAGTACTTCGGCTCGCACCATGTACTGAAAGACATCGACCTCGACGTGGCCAAGGGCGAGGTGGTGATCGTGATCGGCCCCTCGGGCTCAGGCAAGTCGACGCTCTGCCGTTCGATCAACAGGCTGGAGACCATCGACTCGGGAGAGATCCTGATCGACGGCGTCCGGCTGCCCGAGGAGGGACGCCAGCTCGCGGCGCTGCGCAGCGACGTGGGCATGGTGTTCCAGGCCTTCAACCTCTTCGCACACAAGACGGTGCTGGAGAACGTGACGCTGGCCCCCATCAAGGTCCGCAGGATCCCCAAGGCCGAGGCAAACAAGCGCGCAATGGAGCTGCTGACGCGGGTGGGAGTGGCGGACCACGCCAACAAGTTGCCCGCCCAGCTCTCCGGAGGCCAGCAGCAGCGCGTGGCGATCGCCCGATCCCTCGCCATGGACCCCAAGCTCATCCTCCTGGACGAGCCGACCAGCGCCCTGGACCCCGAGATGATCAACGAGGTCCTCGACGTGATGGTTGAACTCGCGCAGGACGGCATGACCATGGTCGTCGTCACCCACGAGATGGGCTTCGCCAGGAAGGCCGCCGACCGGGTGGTGTTCATGGCAGACGGGGCGATCGTCGAAGAGGCCGCCCCGGAGGAGTTCTTCTCCCACCCGAAGTCCGACCGCGCCAAGGACTTCCTGTCCAAGATCCTCGCCTGA
- a CDS encoding amino acid ABC transporter permease: protein MSASTANVLYDAPGPKARRLSLISSIVSAVVIGGGLLWLIWKLGQPRTTVNGTVLTGLWDPSRWDIFLDSAVWQGLVVRGLIMGTLRAAALAAVLALLLGVVLCFARSAPWRWVRGVSAVVLEFFRGMPVLLMMLFILLALGTNGYTAVVAALAIYNGAIIGEALRAGINALPKGQREAGLSLGLTPFSTRILIEFPQAFRQMLPIIVAQLVVLLKDTSLAYVVAYPEILRISYQLKDYFGSTTYSFSIFLVVLAIYLAVNFSLSALARWIAKRSGPRAGAHTETNGAAEALADDPIRAADSVR, encoded by the coding sequence ATGAGCGCTTCAACCGCCAACGTCCTCTACGACGCGCCGGGCCCGAAGGCCCGCCGCCTGTCGCTCATCTCCTCCATCGTCTCGGCCGTCGTGATCGGCGGAGGGCTGCTCTGGCTGATCTGGAAGCTCGGCCAGCCGCGCACGACCGTCAACGGGACCGTGCTGACGGGCCTGTGGGACCCGTCGCGCTGGGACATCTTCCTCGACAGCGCCGTGTGGCAGGGTCTGGTGGTCCGCGGGCTCATCATGGGCACGCTGCGCGCCGCGGCGCTGGCCGCCGTGCTCGCTCTGCTGCTCGGCGTCGTCCTCTGCTTTGCCCGTTCCGCCCCGTGGCGCTGGGTCCGCGGCGTCTCCGCCGTCGTGCTGGAGTTCTTCCGCGGCATGCCCGTGCTGCTGATGATGCTGTTCATCCTGCTGGCGCTGGGCACCAACGGCTACACCGCGGTCGTCGCGGCGCTGGCCATCTACAACGGCGCCATCATCGGCGAGGCCCTGCGCGCGGGTATCAACGCGCTGCCGAAGGGCCAGCGCGAGGCGGGCCTGTCGCTGGGTCTGACCCCGTTCTCGACCCGGATCCTCATCGAGTTCCCGCAGGCCTTCCGCCAGATGCTGCCGATCATCGTCGCCCAGCTCGTCGTCCTGCTCAAGGACACGTCGCTGGCCTACGTCGTCGCGTATCCGGAGATCCTGCGCATCTCGTACCAGCTGAAGGACTACTTCGGCTCGACGACGTACTCGTTCTCGATCTTCCTGGTGGTGTTGGCGATCTACCTGGCGGTGAACTTCTCGCTGTCGGCGCTCGCACGCTGGATCGCGAAGCGCTCCGGCCCCAGGGCCGGCGCCCACACCGAAACCAACGGGGCCGCCGAGGCCTTGGCCGACGACCCGATCCGCGCCGCCGACTCCGTCCGCTGA
- a CDS encoding carbohydrate ABC transporter permease codes for MSRATGELTAEARKFKRRLTVANWGMVALFVIIMILVLIPFWAIFIATFQDGNMIVRYGLNLGIDLSQASLENWVMLFTDSGQYFTWFFNSVFVTVVQVVLTLLISAFVAYGFAMYDFRFKNTLFVAVLLIMSVPFEMMMLPLYIQINDMGLQDTYTAVILPFLAAAVTIMFFRQYLRGIPKDIVEAGRIDGVSEYGIFFRLVLPLMKPAFAAMAILNGMSSWNNFLWPLLALRSADKYTLPIGLNTLLTPYGNNYDLLLVGSVFSLLPIFVLFIAFQRFFIEGMTAGAVKG; via the coding sequence ATGTCGCGCGCTACCGGAGAGCTGACCGCCGAGGCGCGGAAGTTCAAGCGTCGCCTCACCGTGGCGAACTGGGGAATGGTGGCGCTGTTCGTCATCATCATGATCCTCGTCCTCATCCCGTTCTGGGCGATCTTCATCGCCACCTTCCAGGACGGCAACATGATCGTGCGCTACGGCCTGAACCTGGGCATCGACCTCAGCCAGGCGAGCCTCGAGAACTGGGTCATGCTGTTCACGGACTCGGGCCAGTACTTCACCTGGTTCTTCAACTCCGTCTTCGTCACCGTCGTCCAGGTGGTCCTGACGCTGCTGATCTCGGCCTTCGTCGCCTACGGCTTCGCGATGTACGACTTCCGCTTCAAGAACACGCTGTTCGTCGCGGTGCTGCTGATCATGAGCGTGCCCTTCGAGATGATGATGCTGCCGCTGTACATCCAGATCAACGACATGGGCCTGCAGGACACCTACACCGCGGTCATCCTGCCGTTCCTCGCGGCCGCCGTGACAATCATGTTCTTCCGGCAGTACCTCCGCGGCATCCCCAAGGACATCGTCGAGGCCGGCCGCATCGACGGCGTGAGCGAGTACGGCATCTTCTTCCGCCTCGTGCTCCCGCTGATGAAGCCCGCCTTCGCCGCCATGGCGATCCTCAACGGAATGTCGTCGTGGAACAACTTCCTGTGGCCGCTGCTCGCCCTGCGCTCGGCTGACAAGTACACCCTTCCCATCGGCCTGAACACCCTGCTGACCCCGTACGGCAACAACTACGACCTGCTCCTGGTCGGCTCGGTGTTCTCGCTCCTCCCGATCTTCGTGTTGTTCATCGCCTTCCAGCGGTTCTTCATCGAAGGCATGACCGCTGGCGCGGTCAAGGGCTGA
- a CDS encoding NAD(P)(+) transhydrogenase (Re/Si-specific) subunit beta, giving the protein MLTNFINATYIAAGLMFILALAGLSKHETARKGNVFGIMGMVFAVVATNFAIAYTDYANHNLQFDAAIMLYAALAVGGGIGVYKARKVQMTGMPELIALLHSFVGAAAVLVGYNVHLEATHHDVLHTLEVYLGVFIGAVTFTGSLVAWGKLNGRISSKPLTLPGRHWLNLLIVVLLAGLGWWYVATGSIIALIIATVLSLLLGAHLVAAIGGADMPVVVSMLNSYSGWAAAASGFMLDMSVLIITGALVGASGAILSFIMCRAMNRSFVSVILGGFGDDVSSGPETEYGDHREASRAEVAQLLKDAKSVMIVPGYGMAVAQAQHSVAQLTERLRAAGTKVGFGIHPVAGRLPGHMNVLLAEAKVPYDIVYEMDEINDDFGDVDVVLVIGANDTVNPAAMEPGSPISGMPVLRVWEAGTVVVFKRSMSAGYAGVQNPLFFNENSVMCFGDAKESVEQIVAELPSKVTA; this is encoded by the coding sequence ATGCTGACCAACTTCATCAACGCCACCTACATCGCCGCGGGGCTGATGTTCATCCTCGCGCTCGCTGGCCTGTCGAAGCATGAGACCGCCCGCAAGGGCAACGTGTTCGGGATCATGGGCATGGTCTTCGCCGTCGTCGCGACGAACTTCGCCATCGCCTACACCGACTACGCCAACCACAACCTGCAGTTCGACGCGGCCATCATGCTGTACGCGGCGCTGGCCGTCGGCGGCGGAATCGGCGTCTACAAGGCCCGCAAGGTCCAGATGACCGGCATGCCCGAGCTGATCGCGCTGCTGCACAGCTTCGTCGGCGCCGCCGCGGTGCTCGTCGGCTACAACGTGCACCTCGAGGCGACGCACCACGACGTCCTCCACACGCTCGAGGTCTACCTCGGCGTCTTCATCGGCGCGGTCACGTTCACCGGGTCGCTCGTCGCGTGGGGCAAGCTGAACGGGCGCATCTCGTCGAAGCCGCTGACGCTGCCGGGTCGGCACTGGCTGAACCTGCTGATCGTCGTCCTGCTGGCCGGGCTCGGCTGGTGGTACGTCGCCACCGGGTCGATCATCGCGCTGATCATCGCGACCGTCCTGTCGCTGCTGCTGGGCGCGCACCTCGTCGCCGCGATCGGCGGCGCGGACATGCCCGTTGTCGTGTCGATGCTCAACTCGTACTCGGGTTGGGCGGCCGCGGCGAGCGGCTTCATGCTCGACATGAGCGTCCTGATCATCACCGGCGCGCTCGTCGGCGCGTCCGGCGCGATCCTGAGCTTCATCATGTGCCGCGCCATGAACCGGTCGTTCGTCTCCGTGATCCTCGGCGGCTTCGGCGACGACGTGTCGTCGGGCCCGGAGACGGAGTACGGCGACCACCGCGAGGCCAGCCGCGCCGAGGTGGCGCAGCTGCTGAAGGACGCGAAGTCCGTCATGATCGTGCCGGGCTACGGCATGGCCGTGGCGCAGGCGCAGCATTCGGTCGCGCAGCTCACGGAGCGGCTCCGCGCCGCCGGCACCAAGGTCGGCTTCGGCATCCACCCCGTCGCCGGCCGCCTGCCGGGCCACATGAACGTCCTGCTCGCAGAGGCGAAGGTGCCCTACGACATCGTCTACGAGATGGACGAGATCAACGACGACTTCGGCGACGTCGACGTCGTGCTCGTGATCGGCGCCAACGACACCGTGAACCCGGCGGCCATGGAGCCCGGCTCGCCGATCTCCGGCATGCCCGTGCTGCGGGTGTGGGAGGCGGGCACCGTCGTGGTGTTCAAGCGCTCGATGAGTGCGGGCTACGCGGGCGTGCAGAATCCGCTGTTCTTCAACGAGAACTCGGTGATGTGCTTCGGAGACGCGAAGGAGTCGGTCGAGCAGATCGTCGCCGAGCTGCCGTCGAAGGTGACCGCCTGA